The segment GTGGCGCCGGCGCGCGCGGCGCGGGCCGCCACAAGAGCGGCCTCGGCGTTCGCCTGGGCCGAGAAGGTCATCAATTCGATCTCGCCCGGCGACTTGATCGCGCGGATCCGGCGCAAGGCCCGGTCGGCATACACAGGAACGGCGTCCAGGCCCGCGGTTTCGAATATCGCGTTCACGACCAGGTGGTCCACGCCGATCCGGCCGCGGTCCAGGCCCATGCCCTTTACGGCATTGACCAGCGCCCACCGCGCATCCGCGCTTAGCTTCTGTTCCGACAAGGCAGCGTGCAATGTGCCGCGGCGGTGCACTTCAATCTCCCGCAGATCCACCTCGCCCTTGTCCTCGAAGATGTAGGCCGGATTGGCCGGCGGCTCACCGTCCCTGGCGGCGGCATTGCCGTCGTCCTGCAGGCGCCTGTCCCACCCGGAAAAAAGCCAGGTCTGCAGCGGAAAGTCGAAATAACCGTCCGCATAGGTGTAGTAGTAGATGAACTGGGCCATCACGAGGCCGGGGGCCTGGCGCTGGTCCTTCGAAAGCAGCGCGTACGCGGGCGCCGGGTAGCCCATTTTGGCCAACGACCCCCAGTGGCCCGTCAGATGGAAGACATTGATCGGTTCCGCCAGCACCAGGCCGTCCAGCTGCTCTTCCTCCATGACCCGGTAGGCCTGTTCCAGGTTCATCAGCGGCCCGACGCGGACACGCTTTACGCGCTCTGCAAGATTGTTTGGCGTAAGTTCCGTCGCTCCAGTTGGGGCTGGAACCGCGAGCGCCGCAGCAGCACCGGCAGCTCCCGCCGCCCCGATCCCTGTCTTCAGCACATCGCGCCGCGTAATCATGATCTTCCCCAATCGCCCCCGGTCGACAGACATCAGAGTGTCATTTCTTCGCTGAACATATCACAGCCGCCGAGGCGCTCGCGACGAGGGCGGGACGTCCTCTCTCCCGGCGCGAATACTTGACATCGGCTGCCTGCTCATGTTCTCCTTTCGCCGTGTTTGGCTACCGCACGACTCGTTTTGAGTAGCGACGACATCCCACTACCCGCCCTTCTGGGCATCTTCTTTCTGTTGCTGGCCCTGTCGGCCTTTTTCTCCGGCACCGAGACCGCGCTCATGCGGGTCAATCGGTACAAGCTCAGGCATCGCGCGCGCGAGGGGCATCGCGGCGCGCAACTCGCGGAACGGCTGTTGAGCCGGCCCGACCGGCTGCTCGGGCTGATCCTGTTCGGCAACAACCTCGTGAACTTCTTTGCCGCGTTCATCTGGACGGTGCTCGCACTGCGAGTGGGCGGCATGATGGGCGCGGTGGCGGGCACCATACTGCTGACGTTGATCGTCCTGATCGTCGCCGAGATCACGCCCAAGACATGGGCGGCGGCGCGCCCGGAAAAACTGGCGCTCATCGCCAGCCGCATCTACTACCCGTTGCAGCGGCTGTTGGGGCCGGTCGTCTGGTCCGTCAACCTGATCGCAGGGTTCCTGGTGCGCCTGACCGGCGTGCGTCCGGACAGGGACGAAGGGCAGGACCTCACCGTGGCGGAACTCCGCACGCTGGTCACCGAGTCGGGAGGCCGCATTCCCAACCGGCGCCGGCAGATGCTGCTGGCGGTGCTGGAACTCGAAGCGCTGACCATCGAGGACATCATGACGCCGCGCGGCGAGATCGAGGGCATCGACCTGAAGGAGGAATGGCCGGAGGTCGTGCGACAGCTTCGGGCCAGCAGCCACTCCGTGCTCCCCTGCTACCGCGGGCACCTCGACAGCGTGGCGGGCATGCTGCATGTGCGCAAGCTGTTTCAGGCCAACGGCTCCAATGGCCTGAATCGACGCCGTCTCGAAGAGTTCCTCGAAACGCCGCACTACGTGTTCGAGCACACCTCGCTTACCCGCATGTTCTCCGACTTTCGCCGCGGCGGCGGCGCAACCTCCCTTGTCGTCGACGAGTATGGCGACATCCAGGGCCTGGTAAGCGTGCAGGACCTGCTGCACGAGATTTCCGGCGGCCTTATCGGCGACAGTTCGCAGGAAGCGGAGGAGGACGAGGTCCAGCCCGACGGCAACGGTGGCTGGCTGGTGGACGCCGCCGCCAACATACGGCTGCTGAACCGCCGCATGAGCTGGCGCCTGCCGACCTACGGCCCGAAGACACTCAACGGCCTGATACTGGACAAATTGGGTAATATTCCGCAACAGGGACAGTGTCTGGAACTGGGCGGTTTCCCGATGGAAGTGCTGGAAACGTCCGAGAACGCCGTGGACCGCGTGCGCGTCATGCAGGCCAAGGCGCCGGCCGAACCCCCGACATCCGCAACCCAAACCGGAATCTAGAAATGCTCGCCATCCTGTCTCCCGCCAAGTCACTGGATTTTGAGTCGCGTCTCCCCCGCGGCCGACACACCGTCCCCGATTTTCTCGAAGATTCCGCGAACCTGGTGGAGCGCCTGCGCGAGTTCGAGGCGCCCGAGCTCTCGCGGATGATGGGCATCAGCGACAATCTGGCGAAATTGAACGTGGACCGCTACTCGGCCTGGAAAGAGCCCTTCAGCCGCAGGAACGCCCGCCCGGCGGTCCTGGCCTTCAACGGCGACGCCTATCAGGGCCTGCGCGCCTGGGAGTTTTCGGGGCGCGACCTTGGCTGGGCGCAGCGGCACCTGCGCATTCTTTCCGGGTTGCACGGGGTCCTGCGGCCGCTGGACCTGATTCAGCCGTACCGCCTCGAGATGTCCACGCCGTTGAGTACGGCGTCCGGGTCCAGCCTCTACGACTTCTGGGGCGACCGCCTGACCGAATCCGTCCGCGAGGCGGTGGAGGCCAGCGGCACGCCGGTGCTGGTCAACCTGGCGTCCAAGGAGTACTTCAGCGCGCTGGACCTTTCGAACGTGGGCAGACGGGTCATCACTCCGCGCTTTCTGGACTTCCGCGGCGGCAAGTACCGATTCGTGAGTTTCCTCGGAAAACGCGCGCGCGGCATGATGGCGCGCTTCATCATCGAACGTCGCATGCGCTTCGCCAAGGGCCTGCTGGAATTCTCCGAGGCTGGCTACCGCTACGATCCCGAGCGCTCCACTCGCGATCAGCCCACCTTCATCCGCGACCCTCTCTAGAACCCGTCATCCGGTGGTTTGCGTCGATGTCGATCACGACATCCGCATAGGCCGGCATCGTCTCCAGCATGTGGCGCGTCAGGCGCTCGTAGTGCCGAATGAAGCGCGGTAGCCCTGACGCCGACAGGCCCGACGACCCTTCGGACTCCGCGGGGGCATCCTGCAGGCGCTCGCGCAGCTTGCGCTCCTGCAGAGCGCGCCACTCGAAGACGCTGTCGAACGACGGAACACGCAACATGATCAGCATGTCCAGGCGCGCGAACAGTTCCGCGTAGTCCGTGCGCAGGCGCTCGTTGACCCCCGTCCTCCAGACCGCATCACCGTCCTCCGCCGCTTCCACCTCGTTGACGGGATCGCCAAGCGCTTCCGATGATTGCGGCCGCGCCCCCACGCACCAGCCCTCGAACAGCACGACATCCACCGGCGCATCCACTCTCCGCCAGTCCCGCTCGGGCGACCGGTCGTCGGTCGCCTTGTCGAATGCCGGCACGTCGATCTTCCGGGCAGCGCCGGGATGCGTCAGCGCATCCAGGACCCGGTGCGCCAGCGCAACGTCGTGCGTGCCGGGAACGCCTCTCGTTTCCAGCAGCGGGTGCACGCGGCGGGCAAGCTCCTCGCGCTCAGATTTCGTGAGGTAGACATCGTCGAGGGAAAAACACACCGCATAAACCCCGTCTTCACGACCGAGCCACTCAGCGAAGAAATGCGCAAACGTGGTCTTGCCCGACCCCTGCGCCCCGCTCATCCCCACAATCACGGGCCGCCGCGCAACACCGCGCGTAGTCAGAACCCGCTCCGCAAGCCTCCGAGCGTAAGGTCCGGCATTTTCCGCATAGCCCCCCGGCAACTTCACATTCTCATTGCGTCCCATACTTCAGATTTCCCTACGCGGACTGTCCCCCGTGAGTTCCGTTCAACTTTTTGCGAGGCCGCCTTGCAACTCCCAGCGCCGACACAGCGCATCGATGGCGATGTCATAGTCCATACGCTCCCCACGCCAGCGACAACGGGCGGTTTGGGCGTCGATGGTATGACCGCGTGCCCTATTGAACGCCTTGAGCTGCTCCGCGCCCGTGACTGCGCAGGTGTTTCCGGGCTTGGCGCAAGTGTTTCCGCGGAAACACCCCCTGTGCAACTTGCCCGCCGGCGGGATCACATCACCATCCGGGCGCGTGAACCGGATCTCGCCCTCGTCCACATGAACCGCATAACCTCCTTCATGCACCTGCCGGTGATGAAACGAACACAAGGTCACGAGGTTGTTAAGGGCAGTCTCTCCCCCATCGGCCCAATGCTTGATATGGTGCGCGTGCACGAAGCGGGAACGATCACATCCCGGAAAGCGGCAGCCGCCGTCGCGAACGCGCAGTGCGCGCCGGATCGCCGGCGGGACGGCGCGTGTCCTGCGACCGACCGCCAGCGGTTCGCCCTTGGCGCCTTCCACCACGCCGACCAGGGCGCCGTCGCAACCCAGCCGCCTTGCCGTCTCCACCACCACGGGACGGCCGTTGTCAAACGACGCACCGCTGCTTTCCGGCACGTCACACAAGGCGTCGTGGGCGATATGCACCACGACCTCGTGAGCGCCGGCAGTGGAACGTGAACCGCCACCGGCCAGAAACCGCTGGACCATGTGCTCGAAGGCATCCACGCGCCGCTGACCGACGCTTGGAGAAGGTGTATCCGCGGAAACATCTCCATCGACCGGAATCGGAGGCTCGGTCTTCAGCGACTCCTCACTCCGCTCTTCCAGTTGCGCTTGCGCCGCGTCCAGCGCCTTGAACAGCAACTCGCCCGCCTCCGGCGTCAGGCGGGCGTTAAGCGTGACGCTGCCGTCGCTCTCCCGCCAGCACAACAGGTGGCGCTGATCGTGAAGGGCTTCGGCCTCGGCGCGCTCGAGATGCCGCTTCACCCGCCTAAAGCCCCGTACCGTGCGTTCCACATGCGCCGCCGTACCGTTCAGCGCAATGTGCAGCAAGGTGTCTTCCGTCTCAATCGTCGCCACCCGCGTGAGCGCACGCACCTTCGAATACGACAGCCGGCCTTCGCCAAAGGTCGCCTGAATCTTCGGCAGCGATTCCAGGGCCCGGGCCGTGCGCACTTTCTCCGTCGCCGCCACCCGGCCGATGCCGCATTGCCAGCCAAGCCACTGGGCGCAACTCGCCATGCCGTGCTGGGCCCAGCCCTCCCGGCGGTCGAACTCCGCGATCAACTCCAGGAATCGCGCCGTGGCCGCGTTGATGTTCCCCCACAGCTCCATGATCTGCACCTCCAGCGCGCCGAGCGCCTTCTCCTCGCGTTGCCGCTCGGCCATCCGCACGTCGGCGTCGGGAGAAGGGTAAACAGCGTCTGCGGGAAGAGGCTCAGCGTCGCGAACAGGGGCGTGGGAAGCAGAGTGATGAAGGTCCATTTCGAGGCTCCGTATCAGTCCGTTGATGAACCTGAACTATAGCATGAATCACCAATCATATCAAGCTTTTATGGACCTTATTCGTTCTCCGGGAGGGTCAACGCGGATCGAAACAGAATGCGGAAGCGGAACGAAGAGTTCCGTACCGGGCGCTCACTTCAGGCAGCCCCTGACAGAGCTTTCAGGGCTTCGTTCAAGTGTTTTACGGAAATGATGTCGATGCCGCTGATAGATTTGCGCGGGCGGTTCGCCGCGGGGATCACGGCGCGCCTGAAGCCGAGTTTGGCCGCTTCGCGCAGGCGCTCCTCGCCGTAGGGGGCGGGGCGCACCTCGCCGGAAAGCCCAAGTTCCCCGAACAGCACCAGGCCGTCCGGCAGGGCCTGGTTGCGCACGCTCGACCATACCGCCGCCGCCACCGCGAGGTCGGCGGCGGTCTCCGAAACTCGCAGACCGCCCACGAAGTTCACGAAAACATCGCGGTCGTAAGCCGCCACGCCCGAGTGCCGCGCCAACACGGCCATCAGCATGGCGAGGCGATTGTGGTCCATGCCGGGGCTGACCCGGCGGGCCATGCCGGCGCCGGCGTCGGACACCAGCGCCTGGACTTCCAGCAGCATCGGCCGGCTGCCCTCATGGCAGGCTGTCACGGCGCTGCCGGGCGCGCCGGCCTGGCGGCCGGTCAGGAAGATCGCCGAGGGATTGCGCACCTGCTTCAGCCCCGCGGAATCCATGACGAACACGCCGAGTTCGTTGACCGCGCCGAAGCGGTTCTTGACCGACCTCAGCACGCGGAACCGGCTGCCGGACTCGCTTTCGAAATACAGCACCACGTCCACCATGTGCTCCAGCATGCGCGGCCCGGCGATCTGGCCCTCCTTGGTCACGTGCCCCACCAGGGTGACGGCAATTCCGCGGGTCTTGGCCAGCCGTACCAGGGCGGCTGTGCATTCGCGTAACTGAACCGCCGAGCCGGGAGCGGAGCTGACATCGTTCAGGCTCAGCGTCTGTACGGAATCGATGATCAGCCACGCGGGCCGCTCCGCCTCCACTGCCGCAAGCACGGCATCCAGCGAAGTCTCGGCGATCGCGCGCACTCCGGCGTCGGCCAGCCCGAGGCGCCGCGAGCGCAGCGAAAGCTGCTCCAGCGACTCTTCGCCGCTCACGTAGAGCGTTTGCGCGCTCGCCGGATTGCCGCCGGCCACCTGCAGCAGAATGGTGGACTTGCCGATTCCAGGGTCGCCGCCAAGCAGCACGACCGAACCCTTCACCAGGCCGCCGCCAAGGACCCGGTCGAACTCGCCCATTCCCGTGGCCATGCGCTGGCCCGGTTGCGCGGCCACTTCGTTCAGTGGCACGACCTCGGCGGCGGTGGGCTTGCGGGATTTCCCTCCCGAACGCACGGGCGCGGCGGGCGCCTCGCGCAGCGTGTTCCACGCGCCGCAGGCGCCGCATTGCCCCTGCCACTTGAGGCTCTCCGCCCCGCATTCAGAGCAAAAGTACAACGCGTTCTTCACTGCATTCGCGCGCCGCGCATGTGAATGTGCATCAGGCTGAACCGGTGCCAAGCACGCCTGCCAATTCTCGCTCGATGGCCTCTCCCTGCCTGGTCTCAACCACTGAGATGTCATGCAATGCTTGAAGGTTCATCCAGAATGCGGCGCCGGTGCCCAGAAAGCGCCCCAGGCGCACCGCCGTCTCCGCCGTAACGGCGCGCTCCCCACGCAGGATTGCCGTGATCCGGTTCGCGGGAACGCGCAGCGCCAACGCCAGCTTGTTTGCGCTCATGTCCCGCGCCGCCAGCTCGGCCTTCAAGACGCGCCCCGGATGTGTTCTTAATCTTGGCATAGTGGACTCTCCATTCAGCCTTTGTGATAGTCCTCGATTCTGACCTGGCCGGCGTCGCCTCCACGAAACCTGAAGGTGATGCGCCAACGTGCGTTAACGACCATCGCCCAGTGGCCCTTGCGAGGCCCCTTGAGCGCATGAAGGCGGGTTGCCCGTAAGGCCCGCAGGGCGGCAAGCGAAGATGCCGCATCAAGCGCGTCGAGCAGCATCAGCGCCCGCTCATAGTCGAGGCCGCGAAAGCCGCGACGCCGATCATCCTCAAACAACCGCCGGGTCGCGCCGTCGGCATACGACTGGATCACACGGCTACGCTAGTATGCGCCGCGTAATATGTCAAGCATCGTACGCCACAGGATCATTCCCCATTCGACTTGCTCGCTACGAGTGAATCCGGCGACGGTTCATCCGCTCCGGCTGTTTAGTGTCTGAAGCCAAAAATATCGCCGTAGGCGCCCACTCGGGGGCGTAAATCGTATATTCTTGCGCTCTTCACGCGCCGAACGGTTACATAACCGGAGTGATTCCCAATACTGCTTCCAGCGCCCGTCAGTGGGTGGAGGAGGTTGCTCGCCTTACGCGGCCCGACCGCGTTCACTGGTGCGACGGCTCCCGGGAAGAATACGATGCGCTCGTAGCGCAATTGGTGCGCGACGGCGGTCTGATTCCCATAAACGACGGGCAGTTCGAGGATTGCTACCTGCACCGCTCCGACCCTTCCGACGTGGCCCGGGTGGAGAACCTCACCTTCATATGCACCGAGGATCGCGAGGACGCAGGACCCAACAACAACTGGATGGCCCCTCACGAGGCGCACCGGCTGCTGGACGGACTTTTCGAGGGCTGCATGCGGGGCCGGACGATGTACGTAATCCCGTACTGCATGGGGCCGATCAACTCGCCGTATGCGCGCTGCGGGATCGAGGTCACGGACAGCGCCTACGTTGCGGTGAACATGTACCTGATGACACGCATGGGCGCGCAGGCGCTCGATCGGATCGAGCGCGAGGGCAAATTCGTGAAGGGAATGCACTCGATCGGCGAACTCGATCCCGAGCGGCGCTACATCATGCACTTCCCTGAGGAACTGAGCATCCGAAGCTACGGTTCCGGCTATGGCGGCAACGCGCTGCTGGGCAAGAAATGTCACGCCCTGCGCATCGCAAGCTGGCAGGCGCGCCAGGAGGGCTGGCTGGCGGAGCACATGCTCATTGTGGAGATCGAGAATCCGGCGGGCGAGAAGCACTATGTCGCGGCTGCCTTTCCCTCGGCCTGCGGCAAGACCAACCTGGCGATGCTGATTCCGCCGGAACAATTTCCCGGATGGCAGGTCCGGACCGTCGGCGACGATATCGCCTGGCTGCATCTCGACGACGACGGCGTGATGCGCGCCATCAATCCGGAGGCCGGCTACTTCGGCGTCGTGCCCGGCACCAACCGCGACACCAACAACAACGCCTTCGAAATGCTCCAGCGGGACGCGATCTTCACCAATGTGGGGCTCAGCAGCGAGAAGGAGCCCTGGTGGGAAGGCCGCAAGTTCGGCGTCCCGGTGCTGAACTGGAAGGGGGAACCGATGAAGAGCGGTGAAAAGGCCGCGCATCCCAACTCCCGCTTCACCGTCTCGGCGCAATGCAATCCCAGCTATTCGCCCATGGCCGAACACGCGGCGGGCGTGCCCCTATCCGCGTTGATCTTCGGCGGGCGCCGGGCGAGGCTGGCGCCGCTGGTCATGGAGGCGCGTGACTGGCGCCACGGCGTGCTGATGGGCGCCGCCATGGCTTCGGAATCCACGGCTGCATCCAGCGACTCCGACAACGGACTGCGGCGCGACCCGATGGCCATGAAGCCGTTTTGCGGCTACAACTTCGCCGACTACTGGAAGCACTGGCTGAGTTTCAGCGGTCGCAGCGACAGGCTACCGGGGATATATCACGTCAACTGGTTCCGGCAGGACGAGGCGGGCGACTACCTCTGGCCGGGATTCGGCGAGAACCTGCGTGTGCTCCAGTGGATTCTCGACCGGCGCAAGGGACGCGCCGACGCGCGCGAAACGCCGGTGGGCAATCTGCCGCGGCGCGAGAACCTCAACCTTCAGGGGCTCGATATCGCTCCCGAGGCCATGAACGATCTGCTCGACGTGGATACGGCGGGCTGGCGCGAGGAAATGAGGAAAATCGCCGATTACCTCGCCCAATACGGCGACCGCGTACCCGCCGAACTCTACGCCGAACGCGACCGCGTGGCCGCCGCCCTGGGCTAATCTGGGAGCGAGGGCCTGACCCTCGCGGCGTCCCGCCCTCCCGGCCGTCTCAGGCGGCGTAGCGCAAGCGATCGGGAATGCAGTCAAGCAGTACGCGCGCTTCGCCCGCGGGCGCCGGCGCATGCCGCGCCAGGGCCCGCCGCCAGTCTCCGGCGCCGAGTCTGCCCGAATACAGCCCCGCCATGTGCCGCGTGATCGCACCGAGCCTCACTGCGCTCTGCCCCTCGCGCCGGGCGTACTCCACCATCGCCTCAACCACCCGGGCGCGGGTCCTCGGCTGCCGCGACGCGCCGGGCAGCTCGGTGAGAAGCCAGGGATTGGAGTAGGCGGCGCGTCCCAGCATCACGCCGTCGACGCGTTGAAGGTGCGAAGCAATCTCGCTGTTGGCGCATATACCGCCGTTGATGACGATGGGCAGGTCCGGCATGGCCTGCTTCAGCCGGTAAACGAACTCGTAGCGCAGGGGCGGCACGTTGCGGTTCTCTTTCGGAGACAGGCCCTCCAGGACGGCGATACGGGCGTGGACGATCAGGGCCGTGACTCCCGCTTCCTGCATCGCGCGCGCGAACGCCAGAAGATGCGAAAACTCCTGCCGGTGATTGGTCCCGATGCGGGTCTTGACCGTTACGGGCCGGCCCCCGGCCCGCCCGCGCATCGCGTGCACGCAATCAGCCACGCGTTCCGGTTCATGCATCAGGCAGGCGCCGAAACGGCCGGCCTTGACACGGGAACTGGGGCAGCCCACGTTCAGGTTGATCTCGTCAAAACCCGCCTGCGTGGCAAGCGCCGTCGCTTCGGCCAGCGCTTCGGGTTCGCTGCCTCCGAGTTGCAGGGCGAGGGGCCGCTCAGCGGGATGATGGTGCAGGAAGCGACCGTCGGTCGAATGGACGACGGCCTGCGCATGGACCATTTCCGTGTACAGGCCGGCCTCCGGCGTCAGCAGCCGATGGAAATAGCGGCAGTGCCGGTCGGTGCGCTGCATCATGGGCGCCACCGACACGCGGCAGGCGGCGGGGAACAACAACGAATCAGCAGCCATCCATCGTGGCCTCGACCAGGAAGCGCACGACCTCGCGCAGCGCTTCCTGTTCGCTGGCGCCTTCGTCCAGCGCCCGGCGATAGGCGGCCAGTTGCAGGCTGGCGCTGGTGCCCCGCTCGAGAATCGTGCGCGCGTGTTCGATTTCCAGCTTGCAGTCAAAGAACTCCGCGTCGTGGCGAATCATCGTGATCAGCTCGTCCAGCAAGTCGGAAAACGGCACCATCTCGCCCCTGCCGAAGTCCAGCAGGCTGTCGGTCGGCCCGTAGCGCATCGCCCGCCAGCGGTTTTCCTCCAGCAGCAACAGGTTGTAGCTGCGCCAGCGGCTGTTGCTGACCCGCAGGCGCCACAGCATGCGGATCAGGCAGACGGTGAAGGCCGTCATGCACACCGTGTCCTCCACGAAAGTGCAGAGGTCGAAAATGCGCGTCTCCAGTGTGGGAAAGCGCGCGCTGGGCCGCACGTCCCACCAGATCATCGAGGAATCCTCGATGACATTGGCCTGGACAAGCGTCTCGATGTGGCGCTCGTAGTCGCTCCAGCCGTTGAACTCTTCCGGAAGGCCGGTGCGCGGCAAGCCCGAGAAAATGGTCAGCCGAAAGCTGCTCAGGCCGGTGTCGTCACCCTCCCAGAACGGCGAGGAACTGCTGAGTGCAAGCAGATGCGGCAGGAAATAGCGGAACTGGTTCATCAGGTCCACGCGCAGGTCCTTGTCCTCAATGCCCACGTGCACGTGCATCCCGCAAATCAGCATGCGGCGGGCCGTGGCCTGCATTTCCTTCTGCAGCGCCACGTAGCGCTGCGACGGGGTCTGCTTCTGGTCGCGCCACAGCGCCGACGGATGCGTGGAAGCGGCGATGATCCGCATCCCGAACTGCTCGGCCACCGCATTGATTTCCCGCCGCTGCCGGGTCAGTTCCCGGCGCACCTCGGCAACGTCGGCGCAGACCTTGGTGGCGGTCTCCACCTGGGCCCGCATGAGTTCGTTGACGACCTGCCCCGTGACCTGTTTCTGACAGGCGGGCATGAAACCGGCCGGCGGGTCCACCGCCAACTCGAGTGTTTTCGCGTCCACCAGGAGGT is part of the Gammaproteobacteria bacterium genome and harbors:
- a CDS encoding HigA family addiction module antidote protein: MPRLRTHPGRVLKAELAARDMSANKLALALRVPANRITAILRGERAVTAETAVRLGRFLGTGAAFWMNLQALHDISVVETRQGEAIERELAGVLGTGSA
- the radA gene encoding DNA repair protein RadA, which produces MTSQWLRPGRERPSSENWQACLAPVQPDAHSHARRANAVKNALYFCSECGAESLKWQGQCGACGAWNTLREAPAAPVRSGGKSRKPTAAEVVPLNEVAAQPGQRMATGMGEFDRVLGGGLVKGSVVLLGGDPGIGKSTILLQVAGGNPASAQTLYVSGEESLEQLSLRSRRLGLADAGVRAIAETSLDAVLAAVEAERPAWLIIDSVQTLSLNDVSSAPGSAVQLRECTAALVRLAKTRGIAVTLVGHVTKEGQIAGPRMLEHMVDVVLYFESESGSRFRVLRSVKNRFGAVNELGVFVMDSAGLKQVRNPSAIFLTGRQAGAPGSAVTACHEGSRPMLLEVQALVSDAGAGMARRVSPGMDHNRLAMLMAVLARHSGVAAYDRDVFVNFVGGLRVSETAADLAVAAAVWSSVRNQALPDGLVLFGELGLSGEVRPAPYGEERLREAAKLGFRRAVIPAANRPRKSISGIDIISVKHLNEALKALSGAA
- a CDS encoding carboxylate-amine ligase, with protein sequence MSLLRDQPSFTLGVEEEYLLVDAKTLELAVDPPAGFMPACQKQVTGQVVNELMRAQVETATKVCADVAEVRRELTRQRREINAVAEQFGMRIIAASTHPSALWRDQKQTPSQRYVALQKEMQATARRMLICGMHVHVGIEDKDLRVDLMNQFRYFLPHLLALSSSSPFWEGDDTGLSSFRLTIFSGLPRTGLPEEFNGWSDYERHIETLVQANVIEDSSMIWWDVRPSARFPTLETRIFDLCTFVEDTVCMTAFTVCLIRMLWRLRVSNSRWRSYNLLLLEENRWRAMRYGPTDSLLDFGRGEMVPFSDLLDELITMIRHDAEFFDCKLEIEHARTILERGTSASLQLAAYRRALDEGASEQEALREVVRFLVEATMDGC
- a CDS encoding plasmid maintenance system killer protein, with product MIQSYADGATRRLFEDDRRRGFRGLDYERALMLLDALDAASSLAALRALRATRLHALKGPRKGHWAMVVNARWRITFRFRGGDAGQVRIEDYHKG
- a CDS encoding M24 family metallopeptidase, with protein sequence MSVDRGRLGKIMITRRDVLKTGIGAAGAAGAAAALAVPAPTGATELTPNNLAERVKRVRVGPLMNLEQAYRVMEEEQLDGLVLAEPINVFHLTGHWGSLAKMGYPAPAYALLSKDQRQAPGLVMAQFIYYYTYADGYFDFPLQTWLFSGWDRRLQDDGNAAARDGEPPANPAYIFEDKGEVDLREIEVHRRGTLHAALSEQKLSADARWALVNAVKGMGLDRGRIGVDHLVVNAIFETAGLDAVPVYADRALRRIRAIKSPGEIELMTFSAQANAEAALVAARAARAGATYQELRAAFFSEAARRGNLGVFMQVDTIGAETGDGEFREGQAFQIDCVSHGFHYHGDYGRTVFLGEPARSMKRATDAIALGWDAIMEALRPGLRYSEIRPIGMEAIRKAGYDLDVAFTPHSVGLMHTDDPGRADSPFYVKEDVVLAENMIISVDCPVRNVGLGGSAHLEDLTLITADGGVQINDIGDRVIVV
- the yaaA gene encoding peroxide stress protein YaaA; translated protein: MLAILSPAKSLDFESRLPRGRHTVPDFLEDSANLVERLREFEAPELSRMMGISDNLAKLNVDRYSAWKEPFSRRNARPAVLAFNGDAYQGLRAWEFSGRDLGWAQRHLRILSGLHGVLRPLDLIQPYRLEMSTPLSTASGSSLYDFWGDRLTESVREAVEASGTPVLVNLASKEYFSALDLSNVGRRVITPRFLDFRGGKYRFVSFLGKRARGMMARFIIERRMRFAKGLLEFSEAGYRYDPERSTRDQPTFIRDPL
- the dusA gene encoding tRNA dihydrouridine(20/20a) synthase DusA: MAADSLLFPAACRVSVAPMMQRTDRHCRYFHRLLTPEAGLYTEMVHAQAVVHSTDGRFLHHHPAERPLALQLGGSEPEALAEATALATQAGFDEINLNVGCPSSRVKAGRFGACLMHEPERVADCVHAMRGRAGGRPVTVKTRIGTNHRQEFSHLLAFARAMQEAGVTALIVHARIAVLEGLSPKENRNVPPLRYEFVYRLKQAMPDLPIVINGGICANSEIASHLQRVDGVMLGRAAYSNPWLLTELPGASRQPRTRARVVEAMVEYARREGQSAVRLGAITRHMAGLYSGRLGAGDWRRALARHAPAPAGEARVLLDCIPDRLRYAA
- a CDS encoding DUF222 domain-containing protein, coding for MDLHHSASHAPVRDAEPLPADAVYPSPDADVRMAERQREEKALGALEVQIMELWGNINAATARFLELIAEFDRREGWAQHGMASCAQWLGWQCGIGRVAATEKVRTARALESLPKIQATFGEGRLSYSKVRALTRVATIETEDTLLHIALNGTAAHVERTVRGFRRVKRHLERAEAEALHDQRHLLCWRESDGSVTLNARLTPEAGELLFKALDAAQAQLEERSEESLKTEPPIPVDGDVSADTPSPSVGQRRVDAFEHMVQRFLAGGGSRSTAGAHEVVVHIAHDALCDVPESSGASFDNGRPVVVETARRLGCDGALVGVVEGAKGEPLAVGRRTRAVPPAIRRALRVRDGGCRFPGCDRSRFVHAHHIKHWADGGETALNNLVTLCSFHHRQVHEGGYAVHVDEGEIRFTRPDGDVIPPAGKLHRGCFRGNTCAKPGNTCAVTGAEQLKAFNRARGHTIDAQTARCRWRGERMDYDIAIDALCRRWELQGGLAKS
- a CDS encoding DUF21 domain-containing protein, which codes for MSSDDIPLPALLGIFFLLLALSAFFSGTETALMRVNRYKLRHRAREGHRGAQLAERLLSRPDRLLGLILFGNNLVNFFAAFIWTVLALRVGGMMGAVAGTILLTLIVLIVAEITPKTWAAARPEKLALIASRIYYPLQRLLGPVVWSVNLIAGFLVRLTGVRPDRDEGQDLTVAELRTLVTESGGRIPNRRRQMLLAVLELEALTIEDIMTPRGEIEGIDLKEEWPEVVRQLRASSHSVLPCYRGHLDSVAGMLHVRKLFQANGSNGLNRRRLEEFLETPHYVFEHTSLTRMFSDFRRGGGATSLVVDEYGDIQGLVSVQDLLHEISGGLIGDSSQEAEEDEVQPDGNGGWLVDAAANIRLLNRRMSWRLPTYGPKTLNGLILDKLGNIPQQGQCLELGGFPMEVLETSENAVDRVRVMQAKAPAEPPTSATQTGI
- a CDS encoding phosphoenolpyruvate carboxykinase (GTP) gives rise to the protein MPNTASSARQWVEEVARLTRPDRVHWCDGSREEYDALVAQLVRDGGLIPINDGQFEDCYLHRSDPSDVARVENLTFICTEDREDAGPNNNWMAPHEAHRLLDGLFEGCMRGRTMYVIPYCMGPINSPYARCGIEVTDSAYVAVNMYLMTRMGAQALDRIEREGKFVKGMHSIGELDPERRYIMHFPEELSIRSYGSGYGGNALLGKKCHALRIASWQARQEGWLAEHMLIVEIENPAGEKHYVAAAFPSACGKTNLAMLIPPEQFPGWQVRTVGDDIAWLHLDDDGVMRAINPEAGYFGVVPGTNRDTNNNAFEMLQRDAIFTNVGLSSEKEPWWEGRKFGVPVLNWKGEPMKSGEKAAHPNSRFTVSAQCNPSYSPMAEHAAGVPLSALIFGGRRARLAPLVMEARDWRHGVLMGAAMASESTAASSDSDNGLRRDPMAMKPFCGYNFADYWKHWLSFSGRSDRLPGIYHVNWFRQDEAGDYLWPGFGENLRVLQWILDRRKGRADARETPVGNLPRRENLNLQGLDIAPEAMNDLLDVDTAGWREEMRKIADYLAQYGDRVPAELYAERDRVAAALG